Proteins from a single region of Paenibacillus sp. BIHB 4019:
- a CDS encoding ATPase, T2SS/T4P/T4SS family — protein MLTDELVLVLRNQIRSQLDFSGAVTDEELTRSVEQTVFNYCSSGHPLTAAEKVQLVQRLFHSFRGLDILQPLMDDPTVTEIMINHHGEIFIERSGTMTQLPAAFESKERLEDLIQAVVAGVNRVVNESSPIVDARLKDGSRVHVVLPPVALRGPAMTIRKFPERPMTMELLVAAGALTAEAASFLQQLTAAQYNIFISGGTGTGKTTFLNALSQFIPADERVVTIEDSAELQIRSVANLVSLETRNANTEGKGEITVRDLIRASLRMRPNRIIVGEVRGAETLDMLQAMNTGHSGMSTGHSNGARDMMARLETMALGAADLPVQVIRKQIVSALDIVIHLSRFRDRSRRVTEIGEIAGIDGGEIEIRPLFRFEEEGEKDGKVLGALKRTVHSLLHRDKLQMAGLSLEGDRYGDTGECQKCEES, from the coding sequence TTGCTAACCGATGAGCTGGTGCTTGTATTAAGAAACCAGATTAGGTCGCAGCTTGATTTCAGCGGTGCTGTAACGGATGAAGAGCTGACGCGAAGCGTGGAACAGACGGTATTTAACTATTGCAGCAGCGGACATCCGCTTACAGCGGCGGAGAAAGTCCAGTTGGTGCAGAGACTGTTTCATTCCTTTCGGGGCTTGGACATATTGCAGCCGCTGATGGATGATCCGACAGTTACTGAAATTATGATTAACCATCACGGCGAAATTTTTATTGAACGAAGCGGAACGATGACGCAGCTGCCAGCTGCCTTTGAAAGCAAAGAGCGGTTGGAGGACTTGATTCAGGCTGTCGTTGCAGGTGTCAATCGTGTTGTAAACGAGTCTTCGCCCATCGTGGATGCCCGTCTCAAGGATGGCTCTCGCGTTCATGTTGTGCTGCCACCAGTAGCTTTGCGCGGGCCAGCGATGACGATTCGCAAATTTCCTGAGCGCCCGATGACAATGGAGCTGCTTGTTGCGGCGGGAGCTTTAACCGCAGAAGCAGCAAGCTTCCTGCAGCAGCTGACCGCAGCGCAATACAATATTTTTATTAGCGGAGGGACAGGGACGGGCAAGACGACCTTTCTGAATGCGTTGTCGCAGTTCATTCCTGCTGATGAGCGAGTTGTAACGATTGAAGATTCAGCTGAGCTGCAAATTCGCAGCGTTGCCAATCTGGTGTCGCTGGAGACGCGCAATGCCAACACCGAGGGCAAAGGTGAAATTACGGTTCGCGATCTCATTCGCGCATCGCTGCGGATGCGTCCGAATCGAATCATCGTTGGCGAGGTGCGCGGAGCGGAAACGCTGGATATGCTGCAAGCGATGAATACCGGGCACTCGGGTATGTCAACAGGTCACAGCAACGGTGCGCGCGACATGATGGCAAGGCTCGAGACGATGGCTCTAGGGGCAGCTGATTTGCCCGTTCAAGTCATTCGGAAGCAAATCGTTTCAGCTCTGGATATTGTCATTCATCTATCGCGGTTTCGCGACCGTTCGCGGCGTGTAACGGAAATAGGCGAAATTGCCGGCATAGATGGCGGGGAAATCGAGATTCGCCCCTTGTTCCGTTTTGAGGAGGAGGGCGAGAAGGATGGCAAGGTGCTAGGAGCTTTAAAGCGTACCGTTCATTCACTCCTTCACCGGGACAAGCTGCAAATGGCAGGTTTATCACTGGAGGGGGACCGTTATGGAGATACCGGGGAATGCCAGAAATGCGAGGAAAGCTGA
- a CDS encoding type II secretion system F family protein produces the protein MEIPGNARNARKAEKAKKTEKAEKAEKAERAERAERAEKTEKTEKTGKAKNTGKVGQSLLTRVLFWCGLELQSGKGEEGNGSNTSWQPAKTGYLTNYDRYVLSYREFAVAAIIGYAAFFIALYTVYHSLLVCLSAAGFGFCAPRYYKASLISRRKERLKLQFKEALYSLTSCLAAGRSVENAFIATLDDLKLLYPDPRTELLLEFQIVKHRLEHAEPLEQALRSLAVRSHVEDIVQFVDVFAACKRSGGDLVEVMKRTAQTIGEKLEIQQDIMVLLAQKRFEARIMMAIPFIFLGFLNLMAPDYMAPLYGGMGYLLLTIGLGALLVCFWFIHKIMSIRV, from the coding sequence ATGGAGATACCGGGGAATGCCAGAAATGCGAGGAAAGCTGAGAAAGCCAAGAAAACGGAAAAAGCGGAAAAAGCGGAAAAAGCGGAAAGAGCGGAAAGAGCGGAAAGAGCGGAGAAAACAGAGAAAACGGAGAAAACAGGGAAAGCCAAGAATACAGGGAAGGTCGGGCAATCGCTGCTCACTAGAGTGCTTTTCTGGTGCGGGCTTGAGCTTCAAAGCGGCAAAGGTGAGGAAGGGAATGGGAGTAATACGAGCTGGCAGCCAGCCAAGACCGGATATTTAACAAATTATGATAGGTATGTGCTGTCTTATCGCGAGTTCGCAGTGGCGGCAATTATCGGTTATGCAGCTTTTTTTATAGCATTGTATACGGTGTATCATTCTCTTCTTGTTTGCCTTTCCGCAGCTGGATTTGGATTTTGCGCACCACGTTATTACAAAGCTTCATTAATTTCGCGACGCAAGGAGCGGCTGAAGCTGCAATTCAAGGAGGCGCTTTATTCGCTGACATCCTGTCTTGCAGCAGGAAGATCAGTGGAAAATGCTTTTATTGCCACGCTGGATGATTTAAAGCTGTTATATCCTGATCCAAGAACGGAGCTGCTGCTTGAGTTTCAAATCGTGAAGCACCGTCTTGAGCATGCGGAGCCGTTGGAGCAGGCACTGCGGAGTTTAGCGGTCCGCTCCCATGTAGAGGATATCGTACAGTTCGTTGATGTGTTTGCAGCTTGCAAGCGTTCGGGTGGCGATTTGGTAGAGGTGATGAAGCGTACGGCGCAGACGATTGGCGAAAAACTGGAAATCCAGCAGGACATTATGGTGCTGCTGGCACAAAAACGCTTTGAGGCACGCATTATGATGGCGATTCCCTTTATATTTCTTGGTTTTTTGAACCTAATGGCTCCAGATTATATGGCGCCTCTATATGGAGGCATGGGCTATCTGCTGCTGACGATTGGTCTTGGTGCATTGTTAGTATGCTTTTGGTTTATCCATAAAATAATGAGCATTCGAGTATAG
- a CDS encoding type II secretion system F family protein, translating into MTAIPIVLMVAWLFIIGGKRLRMILAASRQIKSKQNALKYLLFIEPFSELLERSRLYEYMALSLSSYHAKLVILRGIRWQLQQTKELLGGAAGYGYAAMIGCAWLACAAGEPLLLAMGALLGLLLPVRQLLEAGKLIKQRKQEIILELPEMISKLMLLVGAGETALQALGRCLEGKDTAQHPLYKEWNKVVYSLHNGESFSTAAEKFNRSCAVQEVSIFTTVLLLNYRRGGEHFVLALRELSYTLWEKRKAVARARGEEASSKLVFPLVGILLVLMVFIAAPAMLLMS; encoded by the coding sequence ATGACAGCAATTCCGATTGTGCTCATGGTGGCATGGCTATTTATTATCGGTGGGAAGCGACTCCGAATGATTCTGGCTGCATCCCGCCAAATAAAAAGCAAGCAGAATGCTTTAAAGTATTTGCTTTTCATTGAGCCGTTCAGCGAACTATTGGAAAGAAGCCGCTTGTATGAATACATGGCACTTTCACTTAGCAGCTATCACGCTAAGCTCGTAATTTTACGGGGAATTCGGTGGCAGCTGCAGCAGACGAAAGAGCTGCTCGGAGGTGCTGCTGGTTACGGATATGCCGCGATGATAGGCTGCGCTTGGCTAGCTTGTGCAGCAGGCGAACCGCTTCTGCTGGCAATGGGTGCGCTGCTTGGATTGCTGCTGCCTGTGCGCCAGCTGCTGGAAGCAGGGAAGCTGATCAAGCAGCGCAAGCAGGAAATTATTTTGGAGCTGCCGGAAATGATCAGCAAGCTGATGCTTTTGGTGGGGGCAGGCGAAACCGCCTTGCAGGCGCTGGGACGCTGTCTTGAAGGCAAGGATACTGCTCAGCATCCGCTGTATAAAGAATGGAACAAAGTCGTATATTCGCTGCACAATGGCGAGTCGTTTAGTACGGCAGCAGAGAAATTCAATCGAAGCTGCGCGGTGCAGGAGGTTTCGATTTTTACGACGGTGCTGCTGCTGAATTATCGCCGGGGCGGGGAGCATTTTGTGCTGGCGCTGCGGGAGCTGTCTTATACGCTGTGGGAGAAGCGAAAGGCGGTTGCGCGTGCGCGCGGCGAGGAGGCATCCTCCAAGCTCGTTTTTCCGCTAGTTGGCATTTTGCTCGTGTTGATGGTTTTTATCGCTGCTCCTGCCATGCTGTTAATGTCTTAA
- a CDS encoding Flp1 family type IVb pilin, whose amino-acid sequence MMTTVKKAWKRFWKSESGLGTLEIILIIAVVIIIALLFKDWIIELIERLMGKADDQADKIFS is encoded by the coding sequence ATGATGACAACAGTAAAAAAAGCATGGAAACGATTCTGGAAATCAGAGAGCGGCTTAGGCACGCTGGAAATTATTTTAATTATTGCCGTCGTTATCATTATTGCATTGCTGTTCAAGGATTGGATTATAGAACTTATTGAGCGTTTAATGGGCAAGGCCGATGACCAAGCAGATAAAATTTTCTCTTAG
- a CDS encoding TadE/TadG family type IV pilus assembly protein, which produces MTKQIKFSLRPLVRKWLLGEQGSFTLESTLVFPLLLTVILLFLLLGMYMYQKTVLYYSASVTTERTAFGWDNSFRNPRTGLLPEGEYDSLYWRMNEDRMLSSLFGLGEESADVQLALPLHGAAGDILPEQKMAAASGWINAERGLPFEGSIGYHRTVIQRHIETKLLQPVSLEPLERVLGIGEPKTIASSPVTDPVDFIRGVDLVRYYTAKFAGSPPGSGKDQASQVLSSYSKQNSNSKAKGLLNGGEK; this is translated from the coding sequence ATGACCAAGCAGATAAAATTTTCTCTTAGGCCGCTGGTTCGCAAGTGGCTGCTCGGGGAGCAGGGAAGCTTTACGCTGGAATCAACGCTTGTGTTCCCGCTGCTGCTCACTGTTATTTTATTGTTTCTCCTGCTTGGGATGTACATGTACCAGAAGACCGTACTTTATTATTCGGCTTCCGTTACGACGGAGCGGACGGCCTTTGGTTGGGATAACAGCTTCCGTAATCCGCGGACGGGCCTGCTGCCTGAAGGGGAATACGACAGCCTATACTGGCGAATGAATGAGGATCGGATGCTTAGCTCTTTGTTTGGCTTAGGCGAAGAATCAGCGGATGTGCAGCTGGCTTTGCCTTTGCACGGGGCGGCAGGAGATATCTTGCCTGAACAAAAAATGGCTGCTGCCTCAGGGTGGATAAATGCTGAGCGAGGGCTTCCTTTTGAGGGGAGCATTGGCTACCATCGTACGGTCATTCAGCGCCATATTGAGACGAAGCTTTTACAGCCTGTGTCGCTGGAGCCGCTTGAGCGTGTATTAGGCATTGGGGAGCCTAAGACGATTGCTTCCAGTCCGGTTACCGATCCTGTCGATTTTATTCGCGGCGTTGATTTGGTTAGGTATTATACGGCTAAGTTTGCTGGAAGCCCTCCGGGCAGCGGGAAGGATCAGGCTAGTCAGGTACTATCCTCCTACAGCAAACAAAATAGCAATAGCAAAGCCAAAGGCCTGTTGAATGGAGGCGAAAAATGA